The Deltaproteobacteria bacterium IMCC39524 DNA segment CTTGATGTAAGTGATTTTCACCATGTTCGTATCAATCACTCTAACCTGTTTGCAAAGGGTCGAAACCACATAAACGGTATTGAGAATTTCTGGAATCAGGCCAAGCGTCATTTGCGCAGATTCAACGACATTCCCAGAGAGCATTTTGGGCTCTTTTTGAAGGAATGTGAGTGGCGTTTCAACATCCCTGACCCAAAAACTCAATTGTTACTGTTAAAACAACTAGTTAAAGAGAATATGGGCTAGTAATCTAGGACAGCCCCAAAAGTAAAAGTTTTTTGCTTCTACGTTTTTCAACATTTTACATCTAACTTCAACCTTTTGCGAAAAACCTTTTTAACGAAAAGACTAATGAATAAACCCAGCAATAAAACCATAGTAGACTCATTGAGTAATGTCACGTCGCCAACAGCGACAGATATCCGGCCCGTAGATTTTTCAACAGGTTCCGATGTCGTCATCCGCATTGAAGACCTCTGGAAAGAATACCGCCTCGGCATCATAAATCACGGCACCTTGTCCAAGGATCTTAATTCCTGGTGGGCCAAAGTTCGTGGCAAAGAAGACCCGAACCGGAAAATCGATTCAACGATTCAACAAATCAATGATTCAACAATTGAAACGCTCGACAGGTTTTGGGCACTGAAGGACATTTCCTTCGATGTAAAACAAGGAGAAGTCCTTGGTGTCATAGGAAAAAATGGTGCTGGTAAATCAACTCTGCTGAAAATCCTTTCTCAAGTGACTACGCCGACAAAAGGATTGATTAACATCAAGGGGCGTGTAGCCAGTTTGCTAGAAGTTGGTACCGGTTTTCATCCTGAGTTGACAGGTCGCGAGAATGTGTTTCTCAATGGTGCGATCCTTGGTATGAGTAAGCAGGAGATTCGTAGAAAGTTCCATGCGATCGTTGATTTTGCCGAGATTGAAAAGTTTATTGACACGCCGGTCAAACGTTATTCATCTGGAATGTATGTTCGCCTGGCCTTTGCCGTTGCAGCGTATTTAGAGCCTGAGATTTTAATCGTAGATGAAGTCTTGGCCGTGGGGGATACGGTTTTTCAAAAAAAGTGTATCGACAAAATGCTAGAGGTTAGCGCACAAGGGAGAACGATTCTGTTTGTTTCCCACAACTTTTCAGCAATCAAGTCTCTGTGTAGCAGAGCTGTGTTGTTGAATAAGGGCCAGTGTGTATTTTCTGGAAAGGTGGAAGAAACTATTGATGTTTATGCTGGCGAAAAGAGGCTTTCAGGTAGAGAAATTGATTTGAGCAATGTTGAACGTAAAAACACGGCTCAGGAACTGGTTTTTGAGAAAATAACATTCTTGAATTATCCGGTTCGATTTGGAGTGCCGATAAAATTCAAAGTAAAATTAAAGTCGATGGGGATGAAGAGGGTGTTCCCTGAACTTGATTTCGGTTTTGCCATACACGACAAAAACCAGAACACTATAATTCATTGCAGCAACAGGTATAAAAATCTTCATTTTGAGCATGTATCAGATGCAGATGAATATCTTTTTGAAATAGAGAATATCCTAAAGCCTGACGTGTACTCTCTTGTGTTTTTCTTGCGAAGTAACGAAGTCATTCAAGACTGGATTAGTGGCGTTGTTAAACTCGAGATTGAAGATGGGAACCCGTATGAATTCCATGATACCAAGCAGATTCAAGGAGCGCTCCTGCCAGAATTTAATATTAGCTTTGTGAGGGCTTCGCAATGAATTTTCTTCTAAAATTTATCGTTCGTGTAATTGTAAAGACGATAGGCTCGGATGCTGCTAAGAAATTAATACTAGAAATCGCCAAGTACGCTCGTTTAGATCTGCTTCACGTTGCGTACAATAATTTAGGTATCCTGAAATGTGAAAACAACATAGTCAGTGGTGAACATTTTTTGGCAACCAAAGTGCTTAAAAAAAACCTTTGCAATATTGAAACGCCTGTCATGTTCGATGTAGGCGCCAATGTTGGCAAATACTCACGGATGTTAGCGAAAGAATTTCCATCCGCGCGGATCTATGCCTTTGAGCCTAATATCAATACATATAAGCAGTTGGTGGATAATGTTGGTGACGTGGGCAAGTGTTATAATGTGGGCATGGGAGAGGAGCAAAAGGCTGAGAAAATTTTTACCTACTCGGACAGTCTTGCTAGCTCGCATGCCAGTATTTATGGTGATGTGTTCCGCACGTTTCACAAGCGTGATGATATAGTCGGGATTGATTTTCAGTTGACGTCACTTGATCTTTTCTGTGAGATGGAAAAGATAACCAAAATTGACTTTCTTAAAATAGATACCGAAGGGAACGAACTCAATGTTCTGAAAGGTGCAGAACAAATTCTTGCTGACGGCAAGATCAAAATTATCCAGTTTGAATTTGGCGAGTGTGACGTCTTTTCGCGAGTGTTTTTACGCGACTTCTATGAAATCCTCTCTGCTTACAAGATGTACAGACTTGATTCTAATCGGCTTATCCCCCTTTTTGCATACGAGTCGACAAATGAAATTTTTCGTTTTCAAAACTTCATTGCGGTTAGAAATGATTTTGCTTTCCATGAGGGGCTGTAAAGATAACCATGCTAATAGTTAAAAAAGTTATAAAAAAGATGCTTCCTGTGAAGTTAAGAGAAATTCTAGGAACTCTTTCTGAACAACAAAGTAAGACTACAAAAAACAAGCAGATTGCAGTGAAAAATCATCATAAGGTCACTTCGCTTTTGAGAAGTGATCTGCCAATAAAGCTGGAACTTGGCGCAGGAGAAAGGCGAGGTGTAACCGGATGGACCTATGCTGATATTAACGAAAATTGCGATCTGGTATTGGATTTAACCCAGCCATTTCCTTTTCCGGATAACAGCGTAAGTATGATCTATTCGTCTCATATGTTGGAGCATTTCGAATATCATGAATTGATGACATTGCTCTCTGAATGCCTACGGGTTTTGAAGCCTGGTGGTATATTCAGAGCGTCTGTTCCGAATGCGCGTATTTATCTGGAAGCATATTGTGCCCCAGATGGTTTTCGTCCCGAAATATTCTGCCGATACGAACCTGCTTATAATGCTAATTCTAAAATTGATTATGTGAATTATATGGCGTATATGGCTGGACATCATAGGTATATGTTTGATGAGGAAAACCTCGTTGCGGTCTTAAACTTGGCCGGGTTTAATAATGTGAGGTTGAGAGGTTTTGACAAAACACTTGATTTGGAAGTCAGAGATTTTCAGTCAATTTATGTGCAGGCCGAAAAGTAGTTATGGGGAGTCACAACTTTAGTGAGCGATTTACATCTAAAAACTCCGGTTTTATTCCTTGTCTTTAATCGACCGGATACGACCAAAAAGGTTTTTGAGGCTATTAAACAAGCCAAGCCGAAACAACTCTTTGTGGCTGCGGATGGTCCACGTGAGAACAAGTTAGGTGATGCTGAAAAATGCGCACAGGTCCGCCGCATAATTGAGTCGGTTGATTGGGAGTGTGACGTAGTAACTCTGTTCCGGGAAAAGAACCTTGGCTGTAAAATAGCCGTTAGTTCCGCCATCGATTGGTTTTTCGAGAACGTGGAGGGGGGTATCGTTCTTGAGGATGATTGCCTCCCCTCCTATTCATTCTTCTCGTTCTGCGAAGAACTCCTTCAGAAGTATCAAAATGATACTCGTGTGATGCAGATTTGTGGATCTAATTTAGTGAAAGAGCGGAGTGGGAATGTCTACAGTTATATGTTCTCTAACTATGGCCCTGTCTGGGGGTGGGCGACTTGGAGAAGAGCCTGGAACTATTATGATGTAGATATGAAATTGTGGCCAGAGGTTAGAGACGCTAAGTTATATGAACACTTTTGTCAGAGTTACGAAGAGTCAATGTATCGGTCAGCATTATATAATAAGGTGTTCGCTGGAGAAATTGATACTTGGGACTATCAATGGGGGTTCGCGAAGATGATTAACCATGGTTTGAGTATAATCCCTGCTTTTAATTTAGTCTCAAACGTTGGTTTTGGGTTCGATTCAACCCACACATCATCAGAGTGCTCCTTTTCAAATTTGGAGTTATGTGAATTAAGTGACCCTATAAGTCATCCACCGTACGTTATTAGGGATAAATCATTTGATGCTAAATTCAATGATCTTTATGTCCCCCCAAAAAAATCCGTATTAGAAAGAATATTTAACATCCACAAAATGTAAAAAGGTTGTATCTGTCATGTTTTGTAAAATATATAAGAAGTTAAAAAGGTATCTAATTTCTGAAAAAGATATTCAAACCAAAGATGGGACCTATTTGAATGAATATGAATCTCAAGAAAGTTTGAATATAAATATTATCGGGAGCAAAAAACCAACATTAAATATTGGCAAAGGGTCTTACGTAAACGGAATCGATTTATACTGCTGGGATGATCGTATTGAGGTAAGTATTGGGAGGTATTGCTCCATTGCTGACAAGGTGACGATAATTGCTGGGGGTGAACATGATATGGATTGGGTTACAACATACCCGTTCATTCCAAAATGGAAAGTTGAGGACCTTTATCATCTGCAAAAGCCTAGATTTAAAGGCGATATAAAAATTGGAAACGATGTGTGGATAAGTAATAATGTAGTCATTCTTTCCGGTGTGACCATATCTGATGGTGCTGTAGTCGGTGCGGGAAGTATCGTTACTAAAGATGTAAATCCATACAGTATTGTTGCTGGTAATCCAGCGAGAGTTGTCAAGAAACGCTTCTCTGACGATATTATTGAACAATTGCTAGATATAAAATGGTGGGATTGGGATGAGGAGAAAATACATGAAAATTTAATCTTGTTGAGTAGAGTTAATGATTTTATTCAACAACATAAGTGTTAATTATTTTTTGGCGTACGAATCGGTTTATGTTTGCCAACTCAGGTGTTGCTTTTATAAGCGCTTTTTCTTGATTTTGAAGAGTTATCTCCCAATGAGTGTGAATTCTTACAAGGTTGTCCGCAGTGCCGCAAGTCGGCTGACGTTTAAAAAATTTAGTAAGTTTATTTTCGGCTATCGTGCACTCTTCAGATATCTCAAGGCGGGCGTTTGAAATTTTCTGGTGCCGATAGATTATACGAGGACAAAAGAACTCCCTGCACTACTTAGATTGTTCCGAAATTCTAGAAAGAAAGAATGATGCACTCAGAATACTGGATGTGGGATCCCCACAGATTTTATCTCTTTCTCTGAGTCTGTACTCAGATTTGTGGGATATCGTTTATATCAATCCTTTCGAGCCAGAATTAAATGATTTGAGATCAAAAGTACAAACTCTAAATTTAGAGAATGTCATGAAGAAGACATCCATAAACGAATGTCATTGAAGGTCGGGTTCGGATGGCGTTCTTCCGTGCTTGGGCGGTTGTTTAATGTTCTTTCAACTATTTTTATGACATCTGAAAAGAGTTTTTCTTCACTGAAGAAGCCTTATCTCGCTATCTTCGCACTGAAAAAAGAAGAGTGAAATGAAAATAGGTTTGATAACAACATTAAAGACCAATATCGGGGATGATTTTATCCGTGAGGGGATATGCTCGGTTTTGAGAAGAGTCTTCCCGTCACGTAGTGTTGAATTTGTCCCTATAAATAAACATAAACCTTATACCGCTTACCCCACATGGCATCCTGCCCGACTCGCGAGTTGGTCAGAGAGACTCCCGGCTGTTCCTGGTCGCGGAATAGTGAGGCGTTTAGGAGTTAACCTTGCTCCAAAATTGGGAAATAGCTTTTTTGATAGTTGCGACTTGATCGTGCAATGTGGTGCTCCAGTTTTCTGGCCAAATTGTCATGCCAACGAATGGGCCAAACCACTTTGGAGTGACGTGGTCGGGCGGCTGTACAAGAAGATCCCGGTGCTCAACTTGGCCGCCGGATCATGTTATCCGTGGGAAAATCAAAAACTTTACCGTGAGAGCCCGGATGACAGGCCATACATTGAAGAGATTCTAAGTTACTGCCGATTGACTACCGTGAGAGATGGACTTGCCAAGGATGTCTGCAACTGGGCCGGCTTTGATGTGCCGGCTATTCCTTGTAGCGCTTTTCTTGCAGCGAAGGGGCAAACAGCACCATTAGATGATTCGGGCCTTGTGTTGATCAATTTCATGGAAGGCGGAGGGCATTTTTCCTGGGGGCAGGGAACGGATTCTGCCTTGTGGAGAAAAACCGTTTTGGGTTTGATCGAACGCCTGCGCAAGCGACATTCTTTAGCGCTATTGTGCCACGACGAAAACGAGTATCAGCTTGCGCACAGCTTGGCACCTGACCTGCCCAGGATCTTCCCGAAGACCCCTGTCGAATATTTTGCAATGGCAAAAAGTGCGAAGTTCGCACTGTGTAATCGCATGCACGCATCCGTTGGCATGGCCGGTCTTGGCATCCCCTCTATTGCTGTGTGTACCGATACTCGGCTTCTGATGGTTAAGGAGCTTGGCTTGTCTACCCATTATGTTAAGGATGTGACCTTGGATGCGCTTGAATCTGAGACTGAAGCTGCGGTGAAGACTAGGGATTCAGAGAAAGAGCGTTTACTCTGCCTTCAACATTCAACGCTTGACCAATATGTCGGAGCAGTTGAGGCGATTGTCTCCTGAGAGGGCGAGTGATGAAAATTCTCATTTATCGCCCTGATAACATCGGGGATGTAGTCCTTTTCAGCGGAGCGTTGAAGCATATACGAAGGCACTATCCCGGAGCCTTTATTACCATTGCAGTGAAAACTCATGTCCGGGATGTCTTGGAATTATGTCCTCATGTCGATAAGTGTATATCTCTCGACCAGTTAAGTTGGACTCGCGTAACAAGGTGGTTTACCTCTAAAAGCCAAATTTTGTTCGGGTGTGTGATGCGACTCCAAGGCCTGTTTAATAACTGTTTTTCTCCATACGATTTGGTGATTTATCCAGTTAAGTCGCCTCAAGTCGTTCACTTAAGACAACTACACAAGTTAGGATATCGCAGTATTGTTGGAATGACTGGATCTGACAGTTGTCAACCAAAGGGTGGCTACCCAGCCGAGCTGGAGCCCATAAATTTGTTTACAGAAAGCTTCGACACCTCCGTGGAGGATCCGTGGAGGCATGAGATTCTGACAACGATTGATTTTCTGAATTATCTAGGTTGCTCAATTAAAGATGTTAATGATGTTACTCCAGAATTCTGGTTTTCTCCTTCTGATAAAAACCTTCTGGAAAATTATAGTGTTAAGGGAAAGAAAGTTGTAGGAGTTTTTCCCGGCGCGGCTGATGTATACAGATGCTGGGATGTGGCAAATTATCAAGCTCTCGCTAAAGACATAAAAGGAGATATCATTTATGTCTTATTGGGGAGTGAGAGCGATAAAAGAATCGGTTCTGAAGTTGAAAAAGCGTTATATCGCGGTTGTGATAAGTGTTGTGTTGTGAATTTGATCGGGAAAACTACACTTAGAGAACTTTCCCTTGTGATCAAAGAATGTGACTTGTTTATTGGAATGGAAACGTCTGGGTTGCATATCGCAATTGCTCTCGACATATCTTCAGTTGGAATTGTTGGAGGGGGGCATTTTGGTCGCTTTGTCCCTTGGGGTAATCCCAAAAAACATAAAATTCTCACCAAAAGAATGGAATGTTTCCACTGTAACTGGATTTGTATCAAGAGTTATGTCGAATGTATTCAGGATGTTTCATCCTCAGACGTGGCTGCCAGTGCAAATCGGTTTCTACACTAAATTACTTAAAGAATCTTTTCGATCTAAGTCTGATGCGTAGAATGTTTAACGAATGACAATAAACCTGTTATTGGTTTTTTTATCCTCAGTAGAAAAACATTCTTTTTGGCTATGCATCAAGTATTAAGGACTATCCTCTTAAGGCTTTTTTGTGATGTTTTCAAGGTTCTTGAAGAAAGGCCGATTCAACTCGCAAGTGCAACAAGTGACTTGTCGAAGACTACCTCGTTAGGGGTTCGATAACCAAGGCACTTTCTTGGCCGGTTGTTCAGTCTGTTCATAGCGAACTGAATCTCCTCTTCAGTGACAGTTCTGAAATCACGATGTTTAGGAAAATACTGTCGAATCAAGCCGTTCATGTTTTCGTTGGTGCCACGTTCCCATGATGCATAGGGGTGTGCAAAATAAAAGTCAGCATCCAGGCTTTTGGCAATACTTTTGTGCTGAGCAAATTCCTTGCCGTTGTCTGAGGTCAGGGTGTGAACCTTCTTCGCGTGAGGCCTTAACAAACGGACGATGGTTGCAGCGACCTGGTCGGCTGTCTTGCGTTCAACCTTGGCAATGAGTGCCAATCGCGCTTTACGTTCAGTGAGCGAAACGATGGCTTGCTTGTGGCCTTTGCCAATAATGGTGTCGAGTTCCCAGTCGCCGATCCGTCTCCGCTCGGCGACAATTGCAGGACGGTCTTCAATGCTTGTGCGGTCTAACAGTTGGCCTCGACGCTCTTTAGCTCCATAACGTTTCTTGCGTTTCTTTTTACAACGCAGGTGCTGGTACAGGTCGCCGCCGGTGTTTTTGTCCGCCAGGATGTATTGGTAAATCCGTTCATGACTGACTGTAGGTTAGCCGGTTCGTTGTAGCCAGTCGGTGATCTGTTCGGGACTCCAGTCCAGTCTGATTTGTTTCTCAATCCGTTGCCAAGTTTTCGGCTGTATCACTGCTCGTGGCTTCTCACGATGCCTTTGTTCTGCCAGCATTTGTGCTTGTCTCGGACGATAGCCACGTTGGCCGCTGTTACGTCTCAGTTCACGGCTGATGGTTGACTTATGGACTTCGAGCAAAGCGGCAATACAGGTTTGTGAATGTCCTGCTTTCTTGAGAGCGTAAATCTGATATCTTTGTTCTCGGGCAAGCTGCGTGTAGTGTTTCATCTGTGCTCCTTTGACCGGCTAGTCTAGGTGACACAGATGCTACCGCAGCTTGCTCACTTAAACCAACCGCGCAAAGTTGCACTTACGAATTGAATTCAGGAAATCTAAAGATAGTCAGAAACCTAATAATGATCCATGGGTTCCACTTGGCCACTTCTATTCTCCCTTCCTGCTCTTGATGAAGTCAGGAAGAAAGAAGGGTACATATTTGATAGAAACCTAAGATGTTTTGCTGAGTTGATTGAATTCGGGTGATTAACTTTTTCCTGGAGTGTTGTTCCGATTGACTGAAGCTTACATGGTTGAGTTCATATAGAGGCCGTTTCTGGCCATGGTAGGCTGTTTAATGAAAAAGGCCGATTCAATTATGAACAGAACGTAAAGATGCAACCTTATGAGTTCTTGTACGACTGGTGTCATTGTAGTGCTTTTATGCAACAGCTATGTCTTTTTGCCAAGGAAGTCTTGTAACAGCGTGGTCCACTGGATGAAAGTTTGTGGTTTTCGCTAGAGTTGGATTTGTTTCTCACGCTTGCCAATGTTGTTATAAGTGGCAAACCATGACCGAAGATAAAAATTGTCCTTCACGATAATCGCAGGATGGTAACCGGAAGGAGTGTTGCTGCACAGGTTTCCCTCATTAGACGCTGTTGAGTTGGAGAAACATAATAAATGAACAGTCAGCTTTCGATCATAACCCCGGTCTACAATGGAGCTCGTTTTATCGAGTTCTGCATAAAGAACGTTATTGAACAGGATTGTCCTGTTGCCGAACACATAATCGTGGACGGTGGTTCGACAGATGGTACCGTGGAAATCATCAAGAGATATGTAGCCGAATTTCCACACATTCGTTGGGTTTCTGACAAGGATCGGGGTCAGTCAGATGCCATGAATAAAGGAATTGCAATGTCCAAAGGTTCAATCATTAGCTTTTTGAATGTTGATGATTTTTATGAGCCTGGAGTACTTGTTGTAATTCCTGAATTGTTCAAAAATCTTCCTGTACCGTCGTTGTTAGTTGGGGATTGCAATGTGTTGAATGATTCTGGTGTAGTAGAAGAAGTCAACAAACCCAAAAAATTAAAAATAACGGATCTGTTGATGGGTTGGGATATAAACCCATTTCCGACCAATCCCTCCCAATATTTTTATCATAAATCGTTACACGAAATAATTGGCCCATACGATATTAATGAGCATTATTCTCTTGATATTGATTTTGTCGCACGGGCAGTTCAGTCAGCTAATGTTCACTATGTGGATAAGGTTTTTGGTAATTATCGTAAGATAGCTGGGACTAAAACCACTAATGATATAATCAGTGGAGAAAATTACCCGAGATTTTTGTCGGTTCTTGAAAAATACCGGAAGGGACTCACTTTGTCTCAGAAATTACAGGTCGCGGTGATGAGACGAGTTATTAAATTACATGATCTTAAAAGGCGTTTTTTTTTAATAGGATGCCACATAGTATGAATGAATCTATAACGGTAAGTATCGTAATCCCCACCTATAATGATTTAGATAATTTGATGAGGGCTATAAGGTCAATTGAGCTGATGCAGTATCCCTGTAGTCATTATGAGGTCATTGTTGTTGATGATGGCTCCGTAGATGGAACAGGTGTATTTGTTAAAGACTTGATGGCCAGAGTAAAAATTAACCTAAATTATATTTACCAGGAAAACAAAGGACCCGCAGCGGCAAGGAACACAGGGATTAAGAAATCTCAGGGTAAGTATCTGCTTGTCATTGATTCAGATTGTTTTGTTGATAAGAATATTCTGAACCAATACCTTAGGCATTTTCCGAATGAGACTTTGGCTGGCGTCGGAGGGAATGTTCTGCCTGATAAAGAAAATACAGTAGCCAGATATCTCGATCATCTTGAAGTTTGGAGACCTGGTTATAGGGGTGAGAGGGTTACTTATCTCGTTACGGCAAATGCGTTTTTCCTTCGAGAAGCTATAGTTGGGGCCGGATACTTCGATGAAGATTTTCGTGTCCCAGGCGGAGAGGAACCAGAATTATGCCATCGGATCATAAAGAATGGTTACCATTTCAAATATGATGAGAATGCCAAGGTGACGCATTCTCATAGAACGACAATTAAGAGCATGATGAAGATGTTTTGCAATCATGGAAAAGGCTATGCAATATTTGTTAGTAAATGGCCAGAGGTTGGCCGTGGGAAAACCTTCTGTAGAACAATCTTTGGGATCGATGCCATTAGAAGATTTACTTCTATCTATATGAGAAACCTAAATATAGGTGAGGCCGTATTATATTTTATCTTGGATTACTTGAGAGTGGTTGCAACCTATTATGGCTATCGCTCGATCATGAAGGTGCGATAGGCTAGAATTATGCGGAAGGTTAGTATTGTCATGCCCGTTTACAACGGGTCTCGCTATATTGGTCAAGCTATAGAGAGTATCCTCAACCAATCTTTTCGAGATTTTGAACTTATAATTATTAATGATGGCTCAACTGATGACAGCGTGTTTAAAGCAAGGGCTTACTCTGATGCAAGGATAAAAATCATAGACCGTATAGAAAACTTTGGCCTGGCGGTCACGCGCAATGAAGGGGTTGCTGCTGCGTGTGGAACATATGTCGCCATGCTTGATTGTGATGACATTGCATGCTCGACGAGGCTTGAGGAGCAGGTTAGGTTTCTTGATCAAAACCCGGATTTCGGACTGGTTGGTTCATGGGTAGAACTCATTGATGTGGATGGCTGCTCTGATGGTGATGTCTGGCGATATGAAACATCAAGTTTGAAAATTCCCTGTGCCTTACTGTTCAATAACCGTTTTGCTCAGTCTGCTGTAATGATACGAAAAGATATACTGCCTGAAGGCCCCTATCGGCTGGAATTTCCCCCAGCTGAGGATTATGACCTGTGGGTACGTTTGTTGCCGCAGACTCGGGTAGCGAATATTCCCAAACCATTAGTTAGGTATCGAGTCCATCCTGGTGGAACGAGTCGCAAGCAGGCAATGGTCGCCGAGGCGAATACGCGGAAGATAGTTATTGCGCAAATCAACCGACTTGGCATCAACCCTGATGAAGGACAGGTTGAGATCCATCGCCTCATTGGCAGGGGAGAAGGGGCCATCGACGTCGAGACCTTGGGTCGAGCGGTAAAGTGGATTGATAGTCTTTTCGCTGCTAACATGACGGCCGGGGTTTATAGCCAAGAGGCGTTCTGTTCAATCCTTGGCGAGAAGTGGGCAGCCTTCTGCCAAGCTTCCAGCCATATCGGCTGGGACTCCTTCATGGCGTTTCACAGAAGCCCTTTTCGAAAATATGCGCAGATCTCTGCCGGAACTCTCTGCAGATTTATGCTTCGGAGTCTTTTCAAGATATGACACTCTCCGTTCGGCTATCAATAGTCGTCTGTACCTATAATCGTTACGAACTCCTGCGATGCTGCCTTGAATCACTTGTCGACCAGTCGTTGTCAACTGGACTGTATGAGGTAGTCATCGTCGACAACAATTCCACGGATGA contains these protein-coding regions:
- a CDS encoding transposase, producing LDVSDFHHVRINHSNLFAKGRNHINGIENFWNQAKRHLRRFNDIPREHFGLFLKECEWRFNIPDPKTQLLLLKQLVKENMG
- a CDS encoding polysaccharide ABC transporter ATP-binding protein, which encodes MNKPSNKTIVDSLSNVTSPTATDIRPVDFSTGSDVVIRIEDLWKEYRLGIINHGTLSKDLNSWWAKVRGKEDPNRKIDSTIQQINDSTIETLDRFWALKDISFDVKQGEVLGVIGKNGAGKSTLLKILSQVTTPTKGLINIKGRVASLLEVGTGFHPELTGRENVFLNGAILGMSKQEIRRKFHAIVDFAEIEKFIDTPVKRYSSGMYVRLAFAVAAYLEPEILIVDEVLAVGDTVFQKKCIDKMLEVSAQGRTILFVSHNFSAIKSLCSRAVLLNKGQCVFSGKVEETIDVYAGEKRLSGREIDLSNVERKNTAQELVFEKITFLNYPVRFGVPIKFKVKLKSMGMKRVFPELDFGFAIHDKNQNTIIHCSNRYKNLHFEHVSDADEYLFEIENILKPDVYSLVFFLRSNEVIQDWISGVVKLEIEDGNPYEFHDTKQIQGALLPEFNISFVRASQ
- a CDS encoding FkbM family methyltransferase; this encodes MNFLLKFIVRVIVKTIGSDAAKKLILEIAKYARLDLLHVAYNNLGILKCENNIVSGEHFLATKVLKKNLCNIETPVMFDVGANVGKYSRMLAKEFPSARIYAFEPNINTYKQLVDNVGDVGKCYNVGMGEEQKAEKIFTYSDSLASSHASIYGDVFRTFHKRDDIVGIDFQLTSLDLFCEMEKITKIDFLKIDTEGNELNVLKGAEQILADGKIKIIQFEFGECDVFSRVFLRDFYEILSAYKMYRLDSNRLIPLFAYESTNEIFRFQNFIAVRNDFAFHEGL
- a CDS encoding methyltransferase domain-containing protein; this translates as MLIVKKVIKKMLPVKLREILGTLSEQQSKTTKNKQIAVKNHHKVTSLLRSDLPIKLELGAGERRGVTGWTYADINENCDLVLDLTQPFPFPDNSVSMIYSSHMLEHFEYHELMTLLSECLRVLKPGGIFRASVPNARIYLEAYCAPDGFRPEIFCRYEPAYNANSKIDYVNYMAYMAGHHRYMFDEENLVAVLNLAGFNNVRLRGFDKTLDLEVRDFQSIYVQAEK
- a CDS encoding glycosyltransferase family 2 protein, with amino-acid sequence MSDLHLKTPVLFLVFNRPDTTKKVFEAIKQAKPKQLFVAADGPRENKLGDAEKCAQVRRIIESVDWECDVVTLFREKNLGCKIAVSSAIDWFFENVEGGIVLEDDCLPSYSFFSFCEELLQKYQNDTRVMQICGSNLVKERSGNVYSYMFSNYGPVWGWATWRRAWNYYDVDMKLWPEVRDAKLYEHFCQSYEESMYRSALYNKVFAGEIDTWDYQWGFAKMINHGLSIIPAFNLVSNVGFGFDSTHTSSECSFSNLELCELSDPISHPPYVIRDKSFDAKFNDLYVPPKKSVLERIFNIHKM
- a CDS encoding CatB-related O-acetyltransferase yields the protein MFCKIYKKLKRYLISEKDIQTKDGTYLNEYESQESLNINIIGSKKPTLNIGKGSYVNGIDLYCWDDRIEVSIGRYCSIADKVTIIAGGEHDMDWVTTYPFIPKWKVEDLYHLQKPRFKGDIKIGNDVWISNNVVILSGVTISDGAVVGAGSIVTKDVNPYSIVAGNPARVVKKRFSDDIIEQLLDIKWWDWDEEKIHENLILLSRVNDFIQQHKC
- a CDS encoding polysaccharide pyruvyl transferase family protein, with product MKIGLITTLKTNIGDDFIREGICSVLRRVFPSRSVEFVPINKHKPYTAYPTWHPARLASWSERLPAVPGRGIVRRLGVNLAPKLGNSFFDSCDLIVQCGAPVFWPNCHANEWAKPLWSDVVGRLYKKIPVLNLAAGSCYPWENQKLYRESPDDRPYIEEILSYCRLTTVRDGLAKDVCNWAGFDVPAIPCSAFLAAKGQTAPLDDSGLVLINFMEGGGHFSWGQGTDSALWRKTVLGLIERLRKRHSLALLCHDENEYQLAHSLAPDLPRIFPKTPVEYFAMAKSAKFALCNRMHASVGMAGLGIPSIAVCTDTRLLMVKELGLSTHYVKDVTLDALESETEAAVKTRDSEKERLLCLQHSTLDQYVGAVEAIVS
- a CDS encoding glycosyltransferase family 9 protein; translation: MKILIYRPDNIGDVVLFSGALKHIRRHYPGAFITIAVKTHVRDVLELCPHVDKCISLDQLSWTRVTRWFTSKSQILFGCVMRLQGLFNNCFSPYDLVIYPVKSPQVVHLRQLHKLGYRSIVGMTGSDSCQPKGGYPAELEPINLFTESFDTSVEDPWRHEILTTIDFLNYLGCSIKDVNDVTPEFWFSPSDKNLLENYSVKGKKVVGVFPGAADVYRCWDVANYQALAKDIKGDIIYVLLGSESDKRIGSEVEKALYRGCDKCCVVNLIGKTTLRELSLVIKECDLFIGMETSGLHIAIALDISSVGIVGGGHFGRFVPWGNPKKHKILTKRMECFHCNWICIKSYVECIQDVSSSDVAASANRFLH
- a CDS encoding glycosyltransferase family 2 protein, which produces MNSQLSIITPVYNGARFIEFCIKNVIEQDCPVAEHIIVDGGSTDGTVEIIKRYVAEFPHIRWVSDKDRGQSDAMNKGIAMSKGSIISFLNVDDFYEPGVLVVIPELFKNLPVPSLLVGDCNVLNDSGVVEEVNKPKKLKITDLLMGWDINPFPTNPSQYFYHKSLHEIIGPYDINEHYSLDIDFVARAVQSANVHYVDKVFGNYRKIAGTKTTNDIISGENYPRFLSVLEKYRKGLTLSQKLQVAVMRRVIKLHDLKRRFFLIGCHIV
- a CDS encoding glycosyltransferase; the encoded protein is MNESITVSIVIPTYNDLDNLMRAIRSIELMQYPCSHYEVIVVDDGSVDGTGVFVKDLMARVKINLNYIYQENKGPAAARNTGIKKSQGKYLLVIDSDCFVDKNILNQYLRHFPNETLAGVGGNVLPDKENTVARYLDHLEVWRPGYRGERVTYLVTANAFFLREAIVGAGYFDEDFRVPGGEEPELCHRIIKNGYHFKYDENAKVTHSHRTTIKSMMKMFCNHGKGYAIFVSKWPEVGRGKTFCRTIFGIDAIRRFTSIYMRNLNIGEAVLYFILDYLRVVATYYGYRSIMKVR